A stretch of Aedes aegypti strain LVP_AGWG chromosome 2, AaegL5.0 Primary Assembly, whole genome shotgun sequence DNA encodes these proteins:
- the LOC5572659 gene encoding uncharacterized protein LOC5572659, whose product MNLTMKLLLLFSFLLSHSSGHRIQLSDSILDIINTRHVERIMAERRMNSSARDDKRYTMVQQNELIDDVDATEDSTGDLAYQTPEVAIDFDFNGRRQSGGGGGGSTVSSYTNESGFQYHPTGSAPNADILADLQAYRGDKLLKSSKNALVVTRKEYLKKDWCKTEPLVQRIREEGCLSRTIINRFCYGQCNSFYIPKSPKRRRHGGGGGGGRNGHGGHGGAGGHGHHGGRAREVDLDFEDEDLTGPAFRSCAFCKPKKFTWITVTLRCPSLVPQLRRKRIQRIKQCKCIAEPLN is encoded by the coding sequence ATGAATCTGACGATGAAGCTGCTGTTATTGTTCTCATTCCTGTTGAGCCACTCGTCCGGCCACCGGATACAACTGTCCGACTCGATTCTGGACATCATCAACACCCGACACGTGGAGCGAATCATGGCGGAGCGGCGGATGAACTCTTCGGCGCGGGACGACAAACGCTATACGATGGTGCAGCAGAACGAGCTGATAGACGACGTGGACGCAACCGAGGACAGCACCGGCGATCTCGCGTACCAAACGCCCGAGGTGGCCATCGATTTTGACTTCAATGGGCGACGGCAATCCGGAGGCGGTGGCGGCGGCTCGACGGTATCATCGTACACCAACGAGAGCGGCTTTCAGTACCATCCAACGGGATCCGCCCCCAATGCGGATATTTTGGCGGACCTGCAGGCCTACAGGGGAGATAAGCTGCTCAAGTCGAGCAAGAACGCCCTGGTGGTGACTCGGAAGGAGTACCTCAAGAAGGATTGGTGCAAGACGGAACCTCTGGTGCAGCGAATCCGGGAGGAGGGATGCCTCAGCCGgacgatcatcaatcgattttgCTACGGGCAATGCAATTCGTTCTACATTCCAAAGTCTCCGAAACGTAGGCGTCATGGCGGTGGCGGAGGTGGCGGACGTAATGGTCACGGGGGGCATGGGGGTGCAGGTGGTCATGGTCATCACGGTGGACGTGCGCGGGAGGTTGATCTGGACTTTGAAGACGAAGACCTGACCGGGCCGGCGTTTCGCTCGTGCGCCTTCTGCAAGCCCAAAAAGTTTACCTGGATCACGGTGACGCTGCGGTGTCCCTCTTTAGTGCCCCAGCTGCGACGGAAGCGCATCCAACGCATCAAACAGTGCAAATGCATTGCGGAGCCGTTGAATTAG